The following are encoded together in the Anaerostipes caccae L1-92 genome:
- a CDS encoding O-acetyl-ADP-ribose deacetylase produces the protein MEIKITLGDITKVPADAIVNAANPTLLGGGGVDGAIHAAAGPELLAECRTLGGCDTGDAKITKAYRLPAQYVIHTPGPVWRDGDDCEEELLADCYKSCLKLAAEHGCRHVTFPSISTGLFRFPLSKAAPIAVRTIKEFCKNKDIFDCIEFVCFDEKTKKAYETALED, from the coding sequence ATGGAAATAAAGATAACCCTGGGTGATATCACAAAGGTTCCGGCAGATGCCATCGTCAATGCTGCCAATCCGACGCTTTTGGGCGGAGGGGGTGTGGACGGTGCCATCCATGCGGCGGCCGGACCCGAACTTTTGGCAGAGTGCCGCACCCTGGGCGGATGTGATACCGGAGATGCGAAGATTACGAAAGCGTACAGACTTCCTGCACAATATGTGATTCACACGCCCGGACCGGTGTGGAGAGACGGGGATGACTGTGAGGAAGAACTTTTAGCTGACTGCTACAAAAGCTGTCTTAAGCTGGCCGCAGAGCATGGATGCAGGCATGTGACCTTTCCGTCCATCAGCACGGGCCTGTTCCGGTTTCCGCTCTCAAAGGCTGCGCCGATTGCGGTGAGGACCATAAAAGAATTCTGCAAAAACAAAGATATTTTTGACTGCATTGAATTCGTCTGTTTCGACGAAAAGACAAAAAAAGCATATGAAACTGCGCTGGAGGATTAA
- the ybaK gene encoding Cys-tRNA(Pro) deacylase — MAKKEPKTNAMRILEKEKIRFEIHRYECEEFTDGVAIADMLGQPYDKVFKTLVTEGKSSQYFVFVIPIAEELDLKKAAKAVGEKSVEMIHVKDINKVTGYIRGGCTAIGMKKDYRTVVDESVKNLETLIVSGGKRGTQVELNPADYLRACKGSTADLVKDKRG; from the coding sequence ATGGCAAAAAAAGAGCCGAAGACCAATGCGATGAGGATTTTGGAGAAAGAAAAAATCAGGTTTGAGATCCACCGCTATGAATGTGAAGAATTTACTGACGGAGTGGCTATTGCGGATATGCTTGGACAGCCCTATGATAAGGTGTTTAAAACGCTGGTCACGGAGGGAAAGAGCAGCCAGTATTTTGTGTTTGTCATTCCGATTGCCGAGGAGCTGGATTTGAAAAAGGCAGCCAAAGCCGTGGGCGAAAAATCAGTGGAAATGATTCATGTAAAGGATATAAACAAAGTCACAGGCTACATAAGAGGCGGCTGCACCGCTATAGGAATGAAAAAGGACTACCGCACTGTGGTGGATGAGAGTGTGAAGAATCTGGAGACACTCATCGTCAGCGGCGGAAAGCGGGGAACACAGGTGGAACTTAATCCCGCGGATTATTTGAGAGCCTGTA
- a CDS encoding Crp/Fnr family transcriptional regulator — translation MQYNENPLFTDITSKDCLKMLNCFHSEEKLFSSGEMIHHFSSQKPVMGVLLSGTASVLRYEFNGSRTILEKLETNSVFGEILAFHSEEYEDIHLKCDTECRVLMIDYESLMKPCTNACACHIRLIQNVTWLISQKTMSLSQRVEVLSKRTIREKLYCYFMQESLRQKSSSFHIPFTMSDLADYLSVDRSAMMRELKKMKEDGILSSEKRMVRLLPEHTAGV, via the coding sequence ATGCAGTACAATGAAAATCCGCTGTTCACAGATATCACATCCAAGGACTGCCTGAAAATGCTGAACTGTTTTCACTCTGAGGAAAAACTGTTTTCTTCCGGTGAAATGATCCATCATTTTTCTTCCCAAAAACCTGTCATGGGCGTTCTTCTCTCCGGCACTGCTTCCGTGCTGCGCTATGAATTCAACGGAAGCCGGACCATTTTAGAGAAGCTGGAGACAAACAGTGTATTTGGTGAAATTCTGGCTTTTCATTCTGAAGAGTATGAAGATATTCACCTGAAGTGTGATACCGAATGCAGGGTACTCATGATCGATTATGAGTCTCTCATGAAGCCCTGCACTAATGCCTGTGCCTGCCATATCCGGCTGATCCAGAATGTCACCTGGCTGATATCTCAAAAAACTATGAGTCTCAGCCAGAGAGTCGAGGTTTTGAGCAAGCGCACCATCCGTGAAAAGCTATATTGTTATTTCATGCAGGAATCCCTGCGGCAGAAATCCAGTTCTTTTCATATCCCGTTTACCATGTCAGATTTGGCGGATTATCTGTCCGTAGACCGGAGTGCAATGATGCGGGAGCTGAAAAAAATGAAAGAAGACGGCATCCTTTCCTCTGAAAAAAGAATGGTCCGCCTTCTCCCGGAACATACTGCCGGTGTTTAA
- a CDS encoding ATP-binding protein codes for MDIKRAKQEIKDSVEAYLNKNEYGEYRIPALRQRPVLLMGPPGIGKTQIMEQIAKECGIGLVAYTITHHTRQSAVGLPFIKEKTYGGVSYSVTEYTMSEIIASVYEKIEQTGLQEGILFIDEINCVSETLAPTMLQFLQCKTFGNQKVPEGWVIVAAGNPPEYNKSVREFDVVTLDRIKLIDVEADYEVWKEYAYKAGIHPAIMAYLEIRKHHFYRMETTVDGKAFVTARGWEDLSDFMKAYEGLGKTVDRDVIYQYIRHLGIAKEFANYLELYRKYRKDYKIDEILEGSFTEDMLEKLKFAPFDERLSIVHLLNGKLNEFFMEYAKTDAYVSELFSWLKDYMEHGSMEETLKKAEAEFRERKKAEQISKEEEHIWKKVIGRLENYLEDLKREKPQDEPKAVRSWFKAETESREQLVEKISDALLYAFDFMEAAFGDGQEMVVFITELNVNYYSVRFIKENGCDPYYKYNKGLLFDERQEGILEQIKDAVR; via the coding sequence ATGGACATTAAGCGTGCGAAACAGGAAATCAAAGATTCTGTGGAAGCGTATTTAAATAAAAATGAGTACGGGGAATACCGGATACCGGCGCTCAGACAGAGGCCGGTCCTTTTGATGGGGCCTCCGGGAATCGGAAAGACACAGATCATGGAACAGATTGCAAAGGAATGCGGCATTGGACTGGTGGCTTATACGATCACCCATCACACAAGACAAAGTGCCGTAGGGCTTCCGTTCATCAAAGAAAAAACTTACGGCGGTGTCAGCTACTCTGTGACAGAGTATACGATGAGCGAGATTATCGCTTCGGTATATGAAAAAATCGAACAGACCGGCCTTCAGGAGGGTATCTTATTTATCGATGAGATCAACTGTGTCTCTGAGACACTTGCGCCGACGATGCTGCAGTTTCTCCAGTGCAAGACTTTTGGGAATCAGAAGGTGCCGGAGGGATGGGTCATCGTGGCAGCCGGCAATCCTCCGGAGTACAATAAGTCTGTCCGTGAGTTTGATGTGGTGACGTTAGACCGGATCAAACTGATCGATGTGGAAGCTGACTATGAGGTCTGGAAAGAATATGCATACAAAGCCGGAATCCATCCGGCCATTATGGCTTATCTTGAAATTCGCAAACATCATTTTTACAGGATGGAGACGACGGTGGACGGAAAAGCCTTTGTGACTGCCAGAGGATGGGAGGATTTGTCCGACTTTATGAAGGCATACGAAGGACTTGGAAAGACGGTTGATCGGGATGTAATCTATCAGTATATCCGGCATTTAGGGATTGCCAAAGAGTTTGCAAATTATTTGGAGCTTTACAGAAAATACAGAAAGGACTATAAGATTGACGAGATCCTTGAGGGTTCTTTCACAGAAGATATGCTGGAGAAACTGAAATTCGCTCCGTTTGACGAGCGGCTCAGCATTGTCCATCTGCTGAACGGAAAATTAAATGAGTTTTTCATGGAATATGCGAAAACAGATGCCTATGTAAGCGAACTGTTTTCATGGCTGAAAGACTACATGGAGCATGGGTCCATGGAGGAAACGCTGAAAAAAGCCGAGGCAGAATTCCGGGAGAGAAAGAAAGCAGAGCAGATATCAAAGGAAGAGGAACATATTTGGAAGAAGGTCATCGGGAGGCTGGAAAATTATCTTGAAGATTTGAAGAGAGAGAAACCGCAGGATGAACCGAAAGCGGTTCGGAGCTGGTTTAAAGCAGAGACAGAAAGCAGGGAACAGCTGGTGGAGAAGATTTCAGATGCTCTTCTTTATGCCTTTGATTTTATGGAGGCAGCCTTTGGGGACGGACAGGAAATGGTAGTCTTTATCACGGAGCTGAATGTGAATTATTACAGCGTCCGATTTATCAAAGAAAACGGCTGTGATCCTTATTATAAATATAATAAAGGCCTGCTTTTTGATGAAAGACAGGAAGGGATTCTTGAGCAGATCAAAGACGCGGTGAGATAA
- the rd gene encoding rubredoxin: MKKYLCEPCGYEYDPAEGDPSQGIEPGTAFEDLPEDWVCPICGLGKDVFVEA, from the coding sequence ATGAAAAAATATCTTTGCGAACCATGCGGCTATGAATACGATCCGGCAGAAGGTGATCCGAGTCAGGGAATCGAACCGGGAACAGCTTTTGAGGATCTTCCGGAAGATTGGGTCTGCCCGATCTGCGGTCTTGGAAAAGACGTATTTGTAGAAGCATAA